The sequence ttatttaaagtgctAAATGCAAAACTTTATCAGTGAGGGGAAGCCAAACCAAAAGCGTAGTGCATATCAGTAGATGTAATATAAAGCAAAGTGAGATAAAGATAAGGAGCGAAGCTGCTGCCAGCCCTTCCCCGTCAGGCCATAGCAGTAGTGAGAGAGACCGAGCCCACGGGAAAGGCGTGTTTTATCTCCAGCTCAATCAGCCCAGTCATTGGCCTGGCACGACCAATAGAGACAGCTCCCCCTAGTGGGGAGCTGTCACGGTACACGGATGATCATGACACGCCAAGCAAGGCAGGTAGAGGCACATCCAGCACGGCAAAGCTGGGCGTGACACTCGCAAGCCCTTTTTCTCCATCCCCGACTTCCACATATGCCCCTTCACCTGCAGCTCCCCCAGAGAGGCAGCGAAGACCACCACGTCTTCTGGGTATAGCAGCTCCCATGGACAGCCAGTGCGAAACTCCAGACAATAGCGCCTCCAGTACGATGATGAAGAGCAGGGGGCTTAGGACAGAGCCCTGTGCATCCCTACTCCCACTCCGAACTCCTCACTGTAACCTCCTCCTACTTGCACTCTGCCCCTCACGCTCGAGTACATTGTACCACTCGCACCGAGAAGGGTCcatctgcaggcttgggcgtttccgtcctgacacaagaacgccctttaggtgttcctggtagcgtttcatcgaccaatcacgaggtgtttcggaaggcatactgggtttcgcaaggcatactgcgaagcacagtcgcaaggcatactatgctttccttccttaatggcaattttacctctctcattagatttagcaatcatggagccctGTTAAGCTTAGATGGAGCGGTGGGTCCTTTTCTCTTGCGTGGTGAAGAATGAGCAGATCGATAGGTTCTCTTTAGCCTTTGGCGTATTTATTCCCTAGAATACATGACTGACTACTGTCCAGTCAgttccaacaacaacaaaagaacaACGGGACAGTTGACCCGCGCCTTGCTCACAAGAACGTAGTGACGTCATCAAGTTGTCCCTTCAAAGTAAGGGCGTAATCATATTTTAACACTTGACACATATATTaacacttaaaggtcccatgacatgctattttatgtattctttaatataggtattagtgggcaactaacacagtattcaaagacgttcccgaaattcagccgtggtgcagagttacagccactccgagccagtcgcacattgagcttcccccaaatgcgctgttttggtgtctgtagctataatgcaaatgaggaggagcgaggcgggtcaaggaggagggtgggggtgtggccctgagcagcttgcagccacggtaccattcgctctgtttacagtggatgtatcgcaatggcgaggcgcacacagcctttagccgtgttctgtaaatattctagaacacacgggagtcctggagctctatatcaaaatattataatatagcctacatagatatctatatcatataatatatattataacggccaaaagatgtgtgagccgatattatgaatctcaaacgaccgcgttgggttctccgacgttcctggttcttcaacgtcctcatcaatgtgaagtagactgaaccacgacaaggaggagaaagggatcgttgccgggcagcgcttaggcacctccgcctccggcggtggtccctcagcgggtctcaagctggagacattcgccgccaacaatccctttctcctccatgtcgtggttcgtgttcttgagggagtcaaagccaaagttccttccccccaattcattctcaaccttggctgagataacccccaatacgagtctcgttgtagaaataccggagacgagagtccgacagaacggttatccaaataacaaggaagtgtacaacacttgcgttacagtcctggagctctatatctaaataatatcatataatacatagaaatctatataatttaatacatattatcacggccaaaagctgtgtgcccctccagacgatataatgaatcacaaacgactttgtcgggttctgcgacgtctctggttcttccactttcacatcaacctgaagtcgactgaaccgcgcgctgcctgctgctcattggcgggccaacgtctctgggcgggccaggcagagtaaagggaggagctgagattcctgatgacgtcaagaatacagacattccaaatcagcgcacttgagcttccgttttttcaaaggcgagcagaacagctagtgctcgttttacaccaaacgcaagttttagccattgggggaccataggcaggctaggggaactcatatttatgttagaaaacctcataaagtgagattttcatgtcatgggacctttaacaagaCCCCACTTGGttaacgttagttctatgctagCCGTACTTACTACTAgatcttattttgaaacttATTTTGAAACATCCGGAACTTGTTCTGGATGTTGACAGCtgtgcgaagaagaaggggttcggtgttgacggtgaaagttaggccggtttatagtttccgttgtccggtaattaccagacattgaccggaaaaaaatgaggaggaccgaaaattctaaatgtcctcggtcagaatgaccaatggaaataattctcttcacaatttgaattgtgtttaaatatgctacagtggtcatttgtttagccaattcatgttaaacaatgagcGTTTTGATTGTCCCGACCCGGGGCGTtcagtctgcgtaaacgggaacccccaccacacgagaacgcccatttgtgtctgcagtgggatgatattgctCGCTAGCCTGACGATGTCATACTCATAATTCTGGTCAGAATATGAGTCTGAGACCGAACCATTGGGCTGTGATTATAGGGCGGAACCAGGAAGGAAAATGCCTCTTCGCTCAATTGGATAGACctaaaaccaatcagagcaacgtagTATGTGACGTATGTTGTGCGACGCACAGCTATTCTCAAACTAACTCAACTGAGCACACGTTCGAAGAAGTAGAAAAAGAAGATGGACATAAACGATTTATGCCGGTTTTGTAAAAAGAATTTAAGGATACACGGACAAATTGGCAACACGGTCAGCATTTTtgagaaaaaaagtaaaagtgcATGCACGTACGAACAAGTTCTCCGTTTAGGCTTTCGCTCTTTGGTGACGTGGTTGATTACGTTAATGTGTATCATCTGTCCATCAACGTATAAAGCCCGCCCTTACAATTTGATTGGTCAGATCACTTTTTCGAGGCCTTGAATACCTCCCAACTAGCTCAATTCCAGACTGAATCTCCTAGACAAAAATTGTGTGGGCGGAGTTCAGGCTGGTATCCAGGCTAATTGCTCGCACCAGTCACTCGTCAATCCTGAGCTTGCGCAATGCCCACCAGATGACGTCCCTCGGGACACTGTCGAAGGTCTTACGTCGTGCTGTGGTTTTGTACCATTTTAAACAGCGGGATGCGCTTCCTACGCCAACCCGGACACTACCGGCTGTCCGAGGTCTCCGCTGTTCCCAGCTGACTTTGGCCGTGTGCTCCACTGTTGGTACCACCTAGATAGTGGTGCTCATCCGCCAGACCACTGCTCGAGCACCAAGAAGTCGATTTGTAGTCTCCCGCCGCAGGAGCTACTGAGGGATAGCTGCCACAGGGCCAGAGCCGGCTAAAGCCAGCCGAGGTTCAGTCATTAACTGGCGGTACCGAGCCTTTTCGCCTTGCGAGCGTAAGTCCTAGACAACAAAGCCTCGGTACGACCATGTGTACACCCCTTTGCCGCTTTGAGGCAGAAGGTTGGTCTTTAGAAGGGTTGTTCAGGCATAGCTAAAATAGGGAATAGACTAGTATAGGGATACACAATGTGAAGGCACGTCATCTCCAGGCTACCCAGTGGTGCCACCAACCCAGTTCCTGACATTCATAATACTGcaaatgcaagggctttcatcagtggTCACTGGGCTCAATCAGCATGTTTTACGTTATTCTGTGATAGATTGTGTCTGAATTGAGTTTTTTACATGAAAATGTTTGAGATTACCACTTTAGTAACATAGTCCATTATAACGTCCTTCACTTTAGCAagaacattattattataataagacCTGGGTATGATTATTGAATACATCGCACTCTATCATATGTCTTTCACTAATGTCATGATATAGCCTACCCTCATGGACCTTTATTCTAAGTTTCTGTTTAACATCCAACTGTAAGCTCTTAGTTTCATTTTGTTGGTGTGATGGTCATGGGATTATAGATGAGTAATACTGCAACCAATAGCAGCACTATTTGCCTTTCCGTCTGAAGAACAGATGATTTATCATGCTTGTAATGCACCATACTTTCTATTGTGCAGGAGATGGCCCCTTCCCTGCTGTCTTGGACCTCTACACATTTTGTGGTGGGCTGAATGAGAGACGAGCCTCTCTCCTGGCCAACTGTGGCCTCATGGTTCTGACCCTTGCGCTGTACGGCTATGACGACCAGCCCAAGAAGGTCACAAAGCTTCACTTGGACTACTTTGAGGAGATAATATAGTTGTTAAGGAAGCATCCAAAGGTGAGTACCCTGAGGTTACCTTTTATTTTCTACGCAGAATGATTAACTAACCCAATTACgcttaaattaaaacaaaagttgaataacaaaaataacaaaatgattACTGAACGAATACCTACTTTCAGGAATCAACACAAATACAGAACAGACGCATATTGAGTTACTGTCCTCCAAACATATAAGCTTTAAAGATGGATTTACTCTATTTGGTCACATCTTAGCATTTCGACCAGTCCTTGTGCAGGTTGTTACAGATAGAGACAAGAAGTTTCTGCCTCTAGTTCATCTTGTGTGCTGCCTTCCATGTTCTTCTGCTCTGAGCTAGGTCTGTTTCAGAAGCAAATGCAGAGTCTCTGGACTTAATTGATCCCTAGGGAAATATGATAGAAACATTATAGTAAACATAGATGATAGATTTAAAATAAGAATACAGTAGTTataaaatgtaggctactttaatctttatttctttcttacAGGCCATGGATTCGGGCGTTGGCTTAATATCATTATCCAAGAGCGGAGATCTGGCACTTTCCATCGCCACGCACCTCCCAAACGTTAAAGCCACCACGTGGATAAACGGCTGCTGCTCCAACGTCGTGCTACCCCTCTACTACAGAGGAAGTCAAATACACTCGGCGCTGATGTACGACCTCCGTCGTGTTACAGTCACCGAGTCTGGGGCTTACAACGTAAAGCACGGCCTTCACGACCCTCTGGCCCCGGAGAACGAGGGATCGCTGATCCCCATCGAACGAGCCACAGGGCGTTTCCTCTTCGTGGCCGCAGAGGACGACCTCAACTGGGACAGTTGTCTTTATCTCAACCAGCTGACGGAGAGGCTGAGACGTCAGGGGAAGGATAACTTTGAGAAGGTGGTGTACCCAGGAGCGGGGCACTATCTGGAGCCGCCGTTCGGGCCGTACTGCCCGTCCAGCTTCCACGGGGTGCTGGGGGCGCCGGTCGCCTGGGGCGGGGAACCCAAGGCCCACGCCAAGGCTGAGATGGGCCTGTGGAACAAGATCCAAGAGTTCTTCAGAACGCACCTGGTCCCAGAGGCTGGGGCAGCCAAAGCTAGGTTATAGGAGGCTGCAGCCTCCTATAACCTTAAGCTCCAGAGTAAAAGATCAATTGACATCTCCTAACAACAGACGCTGCTAGGAGACATGTAAACATCGTATGCCCTCCTCCACCGCACATCCCCGACCTCGGCCCGGCTTCAAGCTGGAGACGCTCCCGCTTCCACCATATGGCCTGTCGTGCATGCTACGCATCAGCCGCAACTACCAACAACACTGTGAGACTCTGTTTTGGTCTCTCACATCCTGGACGACTTTGACGGAGCAGCTGAGAAGGCTACATCCTCATCCGCTGCAGCACTCCCCCTCATGCCAATCAGCGCAGCGGGTCCGCCCGGCACTGGACGGTTTACGGCCCTGCGATGGAGAGACCCAGCAGCGGACTCTTCCTAGTCTTAAAATTAAAATTTAAAATTCTAACTAAAAATTCTAGCTATGAAATTAACATGTTTGTGTTCAACCGATCTCACCCGGTGTTGTTTGCTGTGATCTACCGCCCACCTAAATACAACAAGGATTTCTTAAGTGACTTTACAGATCTCCTATCTGGGCTTATGCCAAAATATGATAGGGTGCTCATTGTCTGCCCATTGTTTGCTGCCATGCTATGCCAATGGTCAAAGATTTGTTATAGAATTGTTATTGACTCCTTTAATTTAGTCCAATCCATTACGTATCTTTAACATAGGcatggacagagagggagagagagtaaatgaCAACACTCGCGTAGCCAGGCAAGTATAGACGGTCTGAGCGCAAGTGGAAGAAAGATAAATTACAAGAGTTTTATGAAATACGTAAAAACAGCCCCTCCATCTATCAGAAAACTGTCAGAAAATAAAAATCTAAAGACTTTACGGATATTATATCCAAAAATGCTCATAACCCCCTGTGCTTTTGAACATCATTAACTCTGTTCTGAATGTCCCCCAATCTACATGCACTGATATTTCATCAGATACATGTGACAAATTCTTAAATGTTTTTGTTGACAAGATTTATGCTATTAGagcatctgtctctctccctttccacgACCCCTCTTTTGCTGTCACCTGCCCAGCAGCTTATTGCCAGTTtagccctgtctctctcacccttcttAGAGATACTATTAGTCGAATGGAATTCACTGCCTATCCATCAGACTGTGCCCCTCCAAAGATTTTCAAAGACATTTTTTATGCTACCCTTTTTAAAGACATTTTTTATAGGACCTTATATTCTAAATATCATTAACAGCAGCCTTAACACATGTATTGTACCCACCAGATTTAAGCATGCTATAGTACAACCTCTAATTAAAAAGACCAATCTGGAGGCCTCAGTCCTCTCAAATTTTAGATCGATCTCTGAACTTCCATCCCTTTCTAAGGTATTGGAAAAAGTTGTGGTGACACAACTTCAAGCTTTTCTAGATACCAATAGCATTTTTAGGTATTCCAATCAGGCTTCAAAGCTCTTGACAGTACAGCAACAGCATCGCTAAGGGTTTTTAGTGATATCCTATTAGCTACTGATGCTGGTGATTCTGTCATCCTTATTATGCCAGATCTCACAGCTGCATTTGACACTGTAGAGACCACACTATCCTCCTCTCCCGCCTTGAGCAATGTGTCGGTATTAATGGTACTGCTATGAaatggttcagatcctacctatcTGATAGAACCTTTTCTGTCAGCCTGTGGAACTTTAAATCCACCTCATCACCTGTATCATGTGGGGTTCCCCAGGGCTCTATTCTTGCAGCCATCCTATTTGCCCTATATATGCTTCCGCTAGGCTCCATTTCCAGAAAATATGGCATCTCtttccattgctatgctgatgacacacaaATTTACATTCCTCTGAAAGGACAAGATTCCACCACCATTAAATGTCTCTTAAACTGTCTGGAGGATGTCAAAGCTTGGATGGCCTTACATTTTCTGAGCTTCAATGACAGCAAAAATGAGTTCCTGTTATTAGGACCAGGCAGGTACTACTTGTAACACCATGGGTATGGAATTAAGCACCCTCAACCCATATGTCAAGTCCCATATAAGGAGCTTGGGTGTAATACTGGATGCTTTTGACAAACGGGATAAGTCTGTTATAAAATCAAGTTTCTTTcagttaaagatcccatgccatgctatttatggatgctttaatataggtattagtgggctacaaacacagtattcaaagacgtccccgaaattcagccgtggtgcagagttacagccactccaaaccagtcgcacattgagcttcccccaaacgcgctgtttcggtgggcgtgtcaaggcaggtcaaggaggggggtgggggtgtggccctgagcagcttgtagccacagtacaatgcgctctggttacggtgggcgtgtcaaggcaggtcaaggaggggggtgggggtgtggccctgagcagcttgtagccacagtaccatgcgctcgccgctctgttgacggtggatgtatcgcaatggctcgtagaaacccatattatacatagatatctatataatataatataatatatgatgtatattatcacctggccctgcatgcgctctgtttacggtggatgtatcgcaatggctcttataaacccatataatacatagatatctatatcatataatctataatatatattatcacctggccctgagcagcttgtagccacggtaccatgcgctctgtttacggtggatgtatcgcaatggctcttagaaacccattttatacatagatatctatatcataatatatattatcacggccaaaagctgtgtgagcctccagacgatcaaacgaccgcgtcttcttcagattgatgtggaagtggaagaaccagagacgtcggagaacccgacgaagtcctttgcgattcattatatcgtctgcacacaggttttggccgtgataatatgtattatttgatatagatatctatgtattatatgatattatttagatgtagagccccaggactgtaacgctgctggagttgttattaggatctaaacaacacgtcggactctcgtctctggtatttctacaacgagactcgtagtgggggttatctcagccatggttgagaatgaattgggggaaaggaactttggctttgactccctgaagtacatgaaccacgacatggaggagaaggggattgttggccgcgaatgtatcccgcttgagccctgcttcccgccgcctcggcagcggtcagcgctaatcaccgcctcctgaagcggtggtccatcggcagcgaggccccggcgggagacgaccgcggtcaacaatccctttctcctccatgttgtggttcatgcctacttcagggagtcaaagccaatgttcctttcccccaattcattctcaaccatggctgagataacccccactacgagtctcgttgtagaaataccagagacgagagtccgacgtgttatgcgccatcacaccaacagcagaacggttatccaaataacaaggaagtgtacaacacttgcgttacagtcctggagctctatatctaaataatatcatataatacatagatatctatatcaaataatacatattatcacgaccaaaagctgtgtgcacgtccagacgatataatgaatcacaaaggacttcgtcgggttctccgacgtctctggttcttccacttccacatcaatctgtagtagacagaaccgcgcgctgcctgctgcctgctgccggcgcaaggcaccagcgccccgctgcccgctgccgggcggagGTGCTtcgtggcggtggtgcctcgcgccgcggcaaccggcggcaggcagcatgtcgcagttcatgtac is a genomic window of Gadus morhua chromosome 8, gadMor3.0, whole genome shotgun sequence containing:
- the LOC115548588 gene encoding acyl-coenzyme A thioesterase 1-like, whose amino-acid sequence is MDSGVGLISLSKSGDLALSIATHLPNVKATTWINGCCSNVVLPLYYRGSQIHSALMYDLRRVTVTESGAYNVKHGLHDPLAPENEGSLIPIERATGRFLFVAAEDDLNWDSCLYLNQLTERLRRQGKDNFEKVVYPGAGHYLEPPFGPYCPSSFHGVLGAPVAWGGEPKAHAKAEMGLWNKIQEFFRTHLVPEAGAAKARL